From Syntrophobacterales bacterium:
ATAAAATAAGCTGAATAACAACAATATTTTTAAGCACATCCAAATGATATACCTGTATATATGCGTTATCCGTTTTGATCGTTCGTTGAACCTGTTAGGCATGGTGGCAAACAAATCTTAAGAAACAGGACGGGAGAATTAACATGGGATTACAAATCGGCGCTTCGGAAATTATTGCAATAATCATCTTTCTGGCAACAATTACTGTAGTTATAACCGGTTGGTTCGACAGCGTGATCGCGGCTCTTTTGGGAGTCGTGGCCATGATCTGTTTCGGGGTCATGACGGACATCGACGCCTTCAAGTTTGTCGATTGGAATGTGATCGCCATCCTGCTTTCCATCTGGACCATCTCCGGATTTTTCGGCAGATCAGGAGTTCCCGCGTACCTGTCAGCCGTCGTGTTGAAGCTGTCCCGCGGCAATGTTCCCCTGTTTGTAGTCAGCGTCGGCGCCCTGGCCGGCCTCGTTTCGATGCTCATCGATAATGTTGTGGTCGTCCTGATGTTCGCCCCGGTCATCTTCCATGCCTGCCGGCGCTTCAAGCTTCCCGCCTTCGGGCCGGTTCTTTTCATGGGGCTCTGCGCGAATTTCATGGGAACGGCGATGCTTCTGGGAGATCTGCCCCCGCAGATGCTCCACAGTGTTGCCAAAATCGAGTTCTCGGGTTTCATCTGGTTTATGGGAAGGCCCTCTTCCTTTTTCATCCTGCTGATTGCCTATATCATCACCTGCACGGTCTTCTACTGGAAATTCAAGAAGGACTTCTCCGCGATCAAAATGGATATCTCTTCCATGGGAAATGAGAACCCCCTTGATAACATCAAGGATAAGCCCTTCGCGATCATCTCCTGCGGAATTTTTATTCTGACCATCATAGCCATGGCCTTCCGGGAGAAATTTGGCTTTCACCTGGGGTTCATCGCCATGTGGGGCGCTCTGGCCAGCATCCTGTTTTTCACGATTTTCAAGGATCGCTTCACAGTGGAAATCCCCGATGTCGAGGAAATCCTCAAGGAACTCGACTGGCGCGCCATTTTCTTTTATGTCTCACTGTTTGCGCTGGTCGGCGGCCTCGATCACGCGGGCGTGATCAAGGTTGTCGCGGCAGCGATTACCCCGATGATCAAGGAGAGTCTGGTAGTGGGCAGCTCTGTCGTTTACTGGGTCACGGCGCCCATCGTGGGTTTGGTCGAGCACGACGCCTACATCCTGACGATGCTTTATGTCATCCGCGACCTCGGCGCCGAGGGGATAAATCCCTGGCCTCTTTACTGGATGCTGCTTTGGGCGGGCACGCTAGGAAGCAACCTGACGATCGCCGGCGCCCCCGCCTTATTCGTCGCAAAAAATCTCGCCGACAAAGAAGACCAGCGCCGGAGCACTTTGAAGGAGTTTGTGAGCCTCTCTATTCCTTACGTGTTGATTTCCCTGCTTGCCTGCTACATTCCGGGAATGATCATCTGGGTGCTGCCGTTTGCCAAATAGTCTTTCTGAAAAGTTTTATATTATTTTGATCTTGACAGGAAGAGACAACTGATATAGATGTTGCATCCCAAAATATATGAAGGAGGAAGTTTTTTTGGCTACACATAAATCTGCTGAAAAAAGAGACAGGCAGGACGTTAAACGTCTGGAACGCAACAGGGCGGTTAAAGCGAGCGTTAAAACCGCGATCAAGGCCGCGAGGGAAAACATCGGCGCTGGTAACGGCGAAAAGGCTGCGGCTTCTTTGGCAAAAGTCATTCCCGTTATCGCCAAAGCGGCGGCCCGGGGGACGATTCACAAAAACAACGCCGCCCGCAAGATTTCCCGCCTAACCAAACTCGCAAACGCCGTTAAAGCCTGATTTTTAGAAATTCGCCATCATCATCTGATACGCCCTCTCGGCTGAATCCCCCGCCAGTTTGAGAAGGGCGTTTTTTCTGTTTCTTTCCGTCAAGGCCATGTTGGCGACAAGGTAATCGTCTGTCCCGGTTACCGCCCGGTTTTCCCAGATGAGGCGGCCGCTGGCCCGTTCTTCAAAGATAACGGACATCCCGACAGTCATCCGTTCTTCCGCCGCCAGGTTTGATGACTTGTAGGAAAGGGGCGAGATCTGAATGCCGTTGACGCTCCCTCGGCAGATAACATCTGCTTTGTCCCGGCTGTCAGTCAGTTGAAAACGGCCCTCCTGCACAAAGCGATTGATAAACGCGCTGCGAACGATGTTTCCGGCGTAGGCCTCGCTTGTTTTATTGACAAATACCTCCACAAAAAAGGTCCGCAGATGCGGGAGGTTAACTTCCTCTCCCCCCGGAAAATGGTATCCGCAACCGGCCAAAATCAACAAGGCCAGGGATATCAGGAAGCTGTTTCTAACAATCCGGGGGGGAATATTCACTGTTGCGAATCTCATGGCGGCTGTTTTCTACCCCGCGACTACGATGTTTACCAACTTCTTCGGCACATAAACCACCTTGACGATCTGCTTGCCGCTGGTAAGGCCGACAATCCGCTCCTCGGCAAGGGAAAGCGCTTTGATTGCCTCTTCCTCCTCATCGGCGGCCACGGTTATCCGGCTTCGGACCTTGCCGTTGATCTGCAGCACGATCGTGATTTTTTCCTCGGAGGCAACCCCATGATCGAACTCAGGCCAGGCTGCGTCTAAAAGCGGCCACTTTCCCCCGATCATGGCCCAGAGCTCTTCCGTGACATGGGGGACAATCGGGGCAAGGAGGGTGATTACCGTCTCCACCGTCTCCCGGACAACGGCAAAACCCGTTTGATCGTCTTTGGGGGGCCGCGGCAATTGATACAGGGCATTGACCAGTTCCATTACGGAGCTGATCGCCGTGTTGAAATGGAATCTCTCCTCAATATCGGCGGTCACCTTGCGGATCGTCTGATGGGTCTTGCGGCGCAGCGCCTTGAGCTCCCCGGCAAGCGGCTGTTTCCCGTCGAACGGCTTGACATCCTTGATATCATCGAGATAATCGCCGATGATTCTCCAGATCCTGTTGAGAAAGCGGAAACCTCCTTCCACCCCCTGGTCGCTCCATTCGAGATCCTTCTCCGGGGGCGACGCAAAAAGGCAGAAGACCCTCACCGTATCGGCGCCGTAGGTGTTGATCAGGTAATCGGGATCGACGACGTTCTTCAGCGACTTCGACATCTTTTCCGTCTTGCCGATTGCCACATCCTGGCCGCAATGGGTGCATTTTCCCTCGTTGACCTCTTCGAGGAAAAGATAGCCGTGCGTCGGGCAGCGCATTGTCTCCTTGCAGACCATTCCCTGGGTCAGCATATTGGTGAACGGTTCGTCAACGCCCACTACGCCGAAATCCCTCAGCATCTTCGTATAGAAGCGTGAGTAGAGCAGGTGCAGGATCGCGTGCTCTATCCCCCCTATGTACTGATCAACCGGCATCCAGTAGTCTATTTTTTTTCTGTCCAGCCCCGGTTTGACGTCATGATCGGCGCTGCAGAACCGCTCAAAATACCAGGATGACTCGACAAAGGTGTCCATCGTATCGGTTTCGCGTCGGGCTGGTTTGCCGCAACGGGGACAGGTCGTTTCGACAAAAGACCGGTGCCTGGCAAGGGGAGAGCCTCCCGCGCCGCCGAACGCCACATCCATCGGCAGCACCACCGGCAGTTCCGCCTCTGGCACCGGCACAACCCCGCAATCTGAACAGTTGACCATTGGGATCGGGGCGCCCCAGTAACGCTGGCGGGAGATTCCCCAGTCCCGCAGGCGGTACTGGATCGTCTTTTTGCCCCGGCCGAGCCCCTCCAGATGAGCGGCAATCGCCTCGAGAGCCGAGCGGTTCCCCGTTCCGTCAAAATGGCCGGAGTTCACCAGCACGCCGTCCCCGTCGTAGGCCTCCGTCATTGTTTGAACGTTCAGGGTGCGATCCGGGGGCTGGATGACAACGATCAGCGGCAGGTCATATTTTCGGGCAAATTCGAAGTCGCGCTGATCGTGGGTAGGAACGGCCATGACGCAGCCGGTGCCGTAGTCGGCCAGAACAAAGTTTGCCGCATAGATCGGCATCTTTCGTCCTGTTACGGGATTCAGGCAGTGGCTGTCCAAAAAAACGCCCTCTTTTTCGTAGTAGTCGGAGGTGCGCATCTTCTTGTCCTGCTTCTTTATTTTCTCAACAAAAGCGAGCACTGCCGCTTCATTCGGCTTGCCGTGGGCCAGCTCAAGAACCAGTGGATGCTCTGCTGCGACCAGCATGAACGTGGCGCCGTAAATCGTATCCTGGCGGGTTGTAAAGACCTTGATCTCGCCGTCGCCTTCGGCCATCGGGAAAGATGCCTCGCAACCGTAGCTTTTGCCGATCCAGTTTTTCTGCATCGCCAGCACACGCTCCGGCCAGCCGGGCAGCTTGTCGCAGTAATCAAGCAGCTCCTCGATGTAATTGGTGATCCGGAAAAACCACTGTTTCAGATACCGCTCATTAACCTCGGCGCCGCAGCGCCAGCAGCACCCGGACTCGACCTGTTCATTGGCAAGCACCGTCTGACACTGCGGGCACCAGTTAACGGTGGAGTCCTTCTGATAGGCCAGTCCTTTTTCGTACATCCACAAGAAGAAGAGCTGCTCCCATTTGTAGTACTCCGGCTCGCAGGTCGCAAGCTCCCGGTCCCAATCATAGCTGAAACCCATTCGCTTGAGTTCCCGCTTCATGTTTTTTATATTGTCGTGCGTCCAGACGGAAGGGTGGATGTCGCGTTCGATGGCGGCGTTCTCCGCCGGAAGGCCGAAGGCGTCCCACCCCATCGGGTGGAGAACGTTGTAGCCCCGCATCCGCTTGTACCGGGCCACGACATCGCCGATTGTGTAGTTGCGCACATGGCCGATATGGATCCGGCCGGAGGGATAGGGAAACATCTCGAGCAGATAATACTTCTTTTTATCAGGATCTTCGGTGACCCGGAAGAGCTGCTCGTCCTCCCAGCGCTTTTGCCACTTCTCTTCTATTTCCTTGGGGTTGTATTTTATTTCCATCAAGTCGCTCCGATAAATATGTCAATTCCCGCCTTCGCTGCCGCCCGCTTCGTTTTTGCCGGGCAATTTTTCGTAGAGGGCGTCCAGAATGCCGTTAATGAACGATCCTGAATTTTCCGAGCCGTAGATCTTGCCCAGATCAATGGCCTCGTTCAAAGTTACCTTCGGCGGGACATCCGGACAAAACAACAGTTCATAAACGGCCATTCGCAGGATGCTCTTATCGACGCGCGACATGCGGCCGATTGTCCAATTCTCGGAATTGCCGCTGATCAGCTTGTCGATTTCCAGCCGGTTTTTCCATGTTCCCGCGACCAGTTCGTGGGAAAATCTCTTTATTTCTTCCGACATTTCCCCGGAAGTGTTGTCGAAATTGGCCCAAAAAAGGGCAATAGCATCGTCCAGCTCTCCCTCCTGGGTGTCTAACCCGTAAAGAATCTGAAGCGCTATTTCCCTTGACTTCCGCCTTTTGTGCATTCGTTCCTCTAACTTCGCCGGTCTTGTCCTGCGAATCTGTCGAAATGGTCTATAGGGAAAGGTTTCTGAACAGATCAACCATTTCTATCGCCGACATGGCGGCATCCCAGCCCTTGTTTCCCATCTTGGCGCCGGCTCGTTCAATAGCCTGCTCAATGGTGTCGGTTGTCAAAACTCCGAAGGAAATCGGCACTTCCGTTTCCAGACCGACCATGGCGATCCCTTTGGCAACCTCGGAACTGATGTACTCAAAATGGGGGGTGGCGCCCCGGATGACGGCGCCCAGACAGATGACGGCGTCGTATTTGCCGCTTTTTGCCATCTTTTTCGCGGCCAGCGGCAATTCAAAGGCGCCGGGCACCCGCACGATTCGGATATCTTTTTCCGCCCCGCCCGCCCTTGTAATCGCGTCTATCGCCCCGTCAATCAGGCGCGCACTGATAAAGTCGTTGAACCGGCTGGCCGCGATTCCAAACCGCATTCCCTTTGCAACTATCTTCCCCTCGATAATTTCCGGCATCTTTCTTCTCCTTTGCTTAGGAAAGGCCTCTTTCTATAACTTCAGTATATGCCCCATTTTGTTTTTTTTGGTCCGCAGGTATTTTATATTATTGTCATTTGGCTTTATCTCGATCGGCACCCGCTCGGTAACGGTCAGTCCGTATCCGTCAAGACCGACGATCTTCTTGGGGTTATTGGTCAACAGGCGCATCCTTCTCACCCCCAGATCGGCCAGGATCTGGGCGCCTATTCCGTAATCCCTCAGATCCTCTTTAAATCCAAGACTGATATTGGCCTCCACGGTGTCGAGCCCCTGATCCTGAAGATTGTACGCCTTCATTTTATTGACCAGCCCGATTCCACGGCCCTCCTGGTGCATATAGACAAGCACCCCTTTGCCCGCCTCATCGATCATCTGCATTGCCCGGTGCAACTGGTCGCCGCAATCGCACCTTTCGGAACCGAAAACATCGCCGGTCAGGCATTCCGAATGCACCCGCACGAGAACCTCGTCCCCGGGGCTTATCTCCCCTTTTACCAAGGCCACATGCTGGATGTCGTCCACATCGTTTTCATAAACGATGACCTTGAAAATGCCGCCGTACCGCGTCGGGACCGTGGCCGTCGCCGCCCGGCGGATCAGCGATTCGTGCTGCATGCGAAAGTCGATCAGATCCTTGATCGTCACGATCTTGAGGCCGAACTCCTTGGCGAAGATCTCCAGATCGGGCATCCTCGCCATCGTGCCGTCGTCCTTCATAATCTCGCAGATAACCCCGGCCGGCTTCAGTCCGGCAAGCCGGGCCAGATCAACGGAACCTTCTGTCTGACCGGTGCGTACCAGCACCCCTCCCTTGCGGGCGCGGATCGGGAAAATATGCCCGGGGCTGACCAGATCGTCCGACTTCGCATTGTCGGCAACCGCGGCCAGGATTGTCGTCGCGCGATCCGCCGCCGAGATGCCCGTTGTCACCCCCTGCTTGGCCTCGATGGAGACGGTAAAGGCGGTATTGAATCGGGAGCGGTTATCCCTGACCATCGCCGGCAGACGCAGGTTGTCGGCCGCTTCCTCGGTAAGGGTCAGACAGATCAGCCCCCGACCGTAGCGGGCCATGAAGTTGATCGCCTCCGCCGTGACAAATTCCGCCGCCATGAACAGATCGCCCTCGTTTTCACGATCCTCGTCATCCACCAGGATAACCATCTTGCCGCTGCGGATATCAACCATTGCCTCTTTGATGCTGCTTACACCCATGATATCTCCCCTGAAATTATCTCAGCCCCGCCCGTTGAATTATCAGGCCAGAAGCTTGATTTGCCTGTCATTCCCTTTATTTTATAAACCCGTGGCGGGACAGCATCTCCAAACTGATTCCCTCTTTTGCGCCCACTTCCGGCAAAACCGCATCGCCCTGGTTGCTGCCTTTTACAAGCTTCTCTATGTACCTGGCGATGATGTCGGTTTCAATATTGACGTCATCCCCTCCCTTTTTTATCCCGAGAGTTGTCCCGGCGGCTGTATGCGGGATGACGTTAACATAAAATCTGTCTTTTTCACAGCGATTGACGGTAAGGCTGATTCCGTCCACGGTGATCGACCCTTTAACCACGACATACCGGGCCAGTTCGGGACTAATTGCAAACCCGAAGAGCAGAGACCCGGAACGGGTCGTTTTCTCGATTATTTTTCCTGTCCCATCGACATGGCCAAGGACAATGTGCCCTCCCAGACGGTCGCTTAACCGCAGCGCCTTTTCGAGATTTACCGGTCGTCCCGGTTGCAGATTGCGGAGGGTTGTTTTAGCCAGTGTTTCCGCGGAAACGTCCACCGTGAAAGCCCGTCCGGAAATGGCGGTGACCGTCAGACAGGCGCCGTTTACCGAAATGCTGTCCCCCGCCTTTACATCGTCAAGCGGCAACGCGGTTTCTATTTCCAAAAGGGCGTCCTCTCCCCGGCTCGCCATCCGCCGGACTGAACCCATCGCCTCAGTTATTCCCGTGAACAATATCATCACCCCGGATTGTTCTTCTTCTCCTTTTTATGAACGCCAAGCTGCGCTTTATGGACATTGAGCGTCCCTTTTTTCTTGCGCAGAATATCCTTCAATTCTTCAAAAAAATCACTTACATCGCGAAATTCCCGGTAAACCGAGGCGAAACGGACATAGGCAACGCCGTCGAGCTGCTGGAGCTCCTGCATGATCGTTTCGCCGATCACCTGAGAGGGGATCTCCTTGCCCGGGAATTCCTGGCAGACATGCTTGACATTTTCCACCACAGCCTCGATGGAATCCGTGCTTATCGGACGTTTCTCGCAGGCCTTTTTAATCCCGGAGCTTATCTTCATCTGGTCGAAGGACTCCCGGCGGCCATCTTTTTTAACGACAACCGGCAGCATTTCCTCAACAAATTCGTGGGTTGTAAAACGCCTGCCGCAACCGAGACACTCCCGTCTGCGTCTTATTTCGTTTCCGTCCCGGCTGATTCTGGAGTCTGTAACCCGGTCTTCATAATAGCCGCAAAAAGGGCACTTCATCGCAACGACACCTCAATCCCCGCTTCAGCCAACATCTCTTTCGCCAGGGGATCATGATAGTCGTTGCTGACTACAACGCGCACAACCCCGGCGTTAATCAGCATTTTTGCACAGATGCTGCACGGGTAGTTAGTGCAGTACAGGGTGGCGCCCTTCGTGCCGGCCCCATGCAGGGCGGCCTGAATAACGGCGTTTTGTTCAGCGTGCAGCCCCCGGCAGAGTTCATGACGCTCGCCGGAAGGAACCTGACACTGCTCCCGCAGGCACCCAACCTCGCCGCAGTGCCGGATCCCGGTGGGGGCGCCGTTGTATCCGGTGGAAAGGATAAAGCGGTCGCGGACAAGCACGGCGCCTACATGGCGGCGCAGACAAGTCGAGCGTTTGGCGACAACCCCGGCGATTTCCAGGAAGTAATCATCCCAGGGGGGACGTATGTTTTGCTGCTCTCTTTCCATTGGCGGCCACTGCCTTGTCTATTGGAAATCAACGGGGATTCCTTCAGCGATTCTCCCTTATCCTTTGTGGATAGAGGGGGAAACGTTCGCACAAAACGCTTACCTCCTGACGCACCTCGGCAAGCCGTTTTTCGTCGTGGATATTCTTCAGCACGGATGTGAAGAACCCGGCAATCTGCTTCATCTCCGCTTCTTTCATTCCCCGCGTTGTCAGGGCGGGGGTTCCGATACGGATTCCGCTTGTTGTTTGCGCCCCCCTGGTGTCGTAGGGAATGCGGTTTTTATTGATGGTAATGCCGGCCCGGTCAAGGGCTTCCTGCGCCTCGCTTCCGGAGATGCCGACACTCGTTAAATCTACAAGCAGCAAATGATTATCGGTGCCGCCTGTCACTAAGCGGAGGCCATCGGCAAGCAGTTCATCGGCCAGGGTTTTGGCATTTTTCAAGATCTGCATCTGGTAGAGGCGAAACTCCTCGGTCAGGGCCTCTTTCATGGCTACCGCCTTGGCCGCGATAATGTGCATCAGCGGGCCTCCCTGCATGCCGGGAAAGATGCTTTCGTCCAATTTCTTAGCGTATTGACTTTTGCAGAGGATAAGCCCGCCACGGGGTCCGCGGAGGGTCTTGTGGGTGGTCATGGTCACGAACTCGCAGCACGGCACCGGGGACGGATGAAGGCCGGCGGCAACCAGACCGCCGATGTGAGCGATATCGGCCAACAGCAGCGCCCCGGTCTCGTCGGCGATCTTCCGGAATTTCTCGTAATCGATAATCCGGGGATAGGCGCTGGCGCCGACCACGATGATCTTGGGTTGATGCTGCCGGTTCAGGGCGGCAACCTGATCGAAGTCGATGGTTTCCGTTTCCCGGTCCACCCCGTAGAAAAAGCTCCTGTATAATTTCCCGGAAAAACTGGCCGGGCTTCCATGCGACAGATGCCCGCCGTGGGAGAGGTTCATGCCCAGAATCGTATCGCCGGGCTTCAGAACTGAACAATAGACGGCCATGTTGGCCTGAACGCCGGCATGCGGCTGGACATTGGCGTGTTCGGCGCCGAAGAGTTTTTTGCTCCGGTCAATCGCTAGCTGCTCCACGATATCGACAAATTCGCACCCGCCGTAATACCGATGTCCCGGATATCCCTCGGCATACTTGTTTGTCATAACGCTTCCCTGGGCCTCCAGCACCGCCTCGCTGACAAAATTCTCCGAGGCGATCATCTCCAGCTTCCCGGCCTGTCTTCTCGTTTCCCGGCTGATTGAATAAGCGACTTCCGGGTCGGCCTGCATCAAATAGGACATCTGTCTTCTTTCCTCCTGCGATAATGAATATACAACGTTTTCCCGTTACAAGAACCGTCTCCCCCTTTACGGCCATCAACCAGTCGTTTCCCGCTACCCTTGGGTTATCTTGTCTAAACGCCGTTGATGACGCCCCCCCTCAAAGGGCGTCTCGAGCCATGTCTGAAGAATTTTTGCGGCGGTCTCCGGATCGGTCTTTCTCCCGGCGAGCACAAGGATGTTGGAATCGTTGTGCAGGCGGCTCAGACGGGCCGTTTCCGGATCAAGACAAAGCGCGCCCCGGACGCCGGGAAAGCGGTTGGCGACAATCGACATCCCGATCCCGGAGCCGCAGATCATAATTCCCCGGGTAAAAAGCCCCGTTGAAACAGCCTCTGAAACCTTTTTACCGAAATCAGGGTAATCCACCGCGGCCTCACTGTCTGTACCGACATCGGTCACAAAAAACCCGCGGCCTTCCAGAAACGGCTTGAGCGCCTCTTTCAGCGCAAAGCCCGCATGATCCGCTCCAATTATGATCTTATCAGCCGTCACAACTACCCCTCGAATTTTCTTAGGACAAGCACCGCATTCACCCCGCCGAAGCCGAAGGTGTTGGACATGGCGGTTTTAATGTTTATTTTTCTCGCCACACCGGGGACATAGTCCAGATCACAGAGAGGGTCCGGGTTGTCGAGGTTGATCGTCGGCGGGACAAGCCCCTCGTTGATCGCCTTAAGGCAGAGGATCGCCTCCACCGCGCCGGTCGCGCCGAGCATATGGCCGGTCATCGATTTTGTCGAGCTGACCGGAATCTCTTTGGCGTGTTCGCCAAAGACGGTCTTTATCGCCTCTGTCTCATAAGAGTCATTCAGATTCGTGGAGGTTCCGTGGGCGTTTATGTAATCAATTTTCGCGCCGTCGCTTTGCGCATCCGCCAGGGCCGCCCTCATGCAGCGGGCCGCGCCTTCGTGGCCCGGGGGCGGGGCAGCCATGTGGTAGGCATCGCTGGTCAGTCCATAGCCGACGAGCTCTCCGTGGATCCGCGCACCCCTTTTCCGCGCGTGGGAAAGCTCCTCCAGAACGACCACCCCGGAACCCTCGCTGACAACAAAACCATCGCGATCAACATCGAAGGGGCGGCTTGCCTTTTGCGGTTCTTCGTTCCTGGTGGAAATCGCCTGCATTGCGTTGAAGCCGGCGATGCAAAGCTCGGTGACCGCCGCTTCCGCGCCGCCGGCAATCATCGCGTCGGCATATCCGTCGGCAATAAGACGGGCGGCGTCGCCGATGGCGCAGGCGCCGGAGGAGCAGGCGGCAACGGGACAGTTGATCGGACCCTTGGCCCCGAATCTTATCGAAACATGACCGGCGGCAAGGTTGGACAGGACAGCCGGAATGGTGAAAGGCGATAGCCTGCGGAGCGGTCCCAGCAGCATCCCCTCTTTGGCCTTTTCTATCGTCGCCAGCCCCCCGATCGCCGAGCCAATAACGACCCCGGTGCGCTCGGCGTTGTCTTCCTGAATGATCAGCCCCGAATCGGCCATGGCCATGGTTGCGGCGGCGAGCGCGTAGATTATAAAGCCGTCTAAACGCCGCACCTCTTTTCTGTTGAGATACTCCAGAGGGTCAAACCCCTTCAGTTCGCCGGCAATCTTTGTCTCTACATGCTTGACATCGAAGCTCGTTATCCGGTCGATGCCGGATTTCCCCTGACAAATTCCCTGCCATGTCTCCGCCAGGTTATTGCCCAGCGGCGTCACTGCGCCCATCCCGGTAATGACTATTCTTCTTTTCAAAAATCCCCCTTTTCTACTGTCCTCAAGCTCTGTAAAAATTCGGGGTTACCCGTTCCAGACAACGTTTTTGCTATGGAGAAATTCCGTAACATCCTTGATGGAACGGATCTTTTCGAGTTCGTTGTCGGCAATCTGAATGTTGAAGGTCTCCTCCATCTCCATTATCAGTTCAACCAGATCAAGGGAATCTGCCCCCAAATCATCAATGAAAGACGCCTCGGGAACGCACTCCTCCCTTGTAACATTCAACTGCTCGGCAATAAGGTCGATAATTTTCTCATCCAGTGTCATCGGAATTCTCCTCCTTCAATCAGGGTTCGCCCTTCCGGGGCATTTTTACAGTTTGTTCAGCGCCGCCGCTGTTGCTTCCAGCGAGTTTGGGTCCTCCCCGTTAAGGAGGCGAAACCGCCTGTCGATCCGCCTGATCAGCCCGGAGAGAATCCTTTTGGGTCCGAGTTCCACGATAGTATCGACGCCCATTACGGCCATTTTTAACACCGTGTCCCGCCAGAGAACGGGAGTTCGTATCTGCCTTGCCAAAAGCCCCCCGGTCTTCCCGGCGCTGTGGAAGACGGAGGGATCGCAATTCGGAATAACCGGGGACGAACAATCCCGGAATTCCACTGCGGCCAGGACGGAGGCAAACTTTTCGGCTGCCCCGGCAAGCAGACTGCAATGGCAGGGGACGCTGATCGGCAGGATGACAGCGCGCGCGCCTTCCTTCTGCCCGGCGGCAGCTGCCGCCGCTGCAATCGCGGCCGTATGACCAGAGATGACTATCTGCCCGGGGGAGTTTTCTATCGAAACCTCAACAATGCCATTGCCTGCGCTGGCAGTAAC
This genomic window contains:
- a CDS encoding serine hydroxymethyltransferase; amino-acid sequence: MSYLMQADPEVAYSISRETRRQAGKLEMIASENFVSEAVLEAQGSVMTNKYAEGYPGHRYYGGCEFVDIVEQLAIDRSKKLFGAEHANVQPHAGVQANMAVYCSVLKPGDTILGMNLSHGGHLSHGSPASFSGKLYRSFFYGVDRETETIDFDQVAALNRQHQPKIIVVGASAYPRIIDYEKFRKIADETGALLLADIAHIGGLVAAGLHPSPVPCCEFVTMTTHKTLRGPRGGLILCKSQYAKKLDESIFPGMQGGPLMHIIAAKAVAMKEALTEEFRLYQMQILKNAKTLADELLADGLRLVTGGTDNHLLLVDLTSVGISGSEAQEALDRAGITINKNRIPYDTRGAQTTSGIRIGTPALTTRGMKEAEMKQIAGFFTSVLKNIHDEKRLAEVRQEVSVLCERFPLYPQRIRENR
- the rpiB gene encoding ribose 5-phosphate isomerase B, whose protein sequence is MTADKIIIGADHAGFALKEALKPFLEGRGFFVTDVGTDSEAAVDYPDFGKKVSEAVSTGLFTRGIMICGSGIGMSIVANRFPGVRGALCLDPETARLSRLHNDSNILVLAGRKTDPETAAKILQTWLETPFEGGRHQRRLDKITQG
- the fabF gene encoding beta-ketoacyl-ACP synthase II, whose translation is MKRRIVITGMGAVTPLGNNLAETWQGICQGKSGIDRITSFDVKHVETKIAGELKGFDPLEYLNRKEVRRLDGFIIYALAAATMAMADSGLIIQEDNAERTGVVIGSAIGGLATIEKAKEGMLLGPLRRLSPFTIPAVLSNLAAGHVSIRFGAKGPINCPVAACSSGACAIGDAARLIADGYADAMIAGGAEAAVTELCIAGFNAMQAISTRNEEPQKASRPFDVDRDGFVVSEGSGVVVLEELSHARKRGARIHGELVGYGLTSDAYHMAAPPPGHEGAARCMRAALADAQSDGAKIDYINAHGTSTNLNDSYETEAIKTVFGEHAKEIPVSSTKSMTGHMLGATGAVEAILCLKAINEGLVPPTINLDNPDPLCDLDYVPGVARKINIKTAMSNTFGFGGVNAVLVLRKFEG
- the acpP gene encoding acyl carrier protein — translated: MTLDEKIIDLIAEQLNVTREECVPEASFIDDLGADSLDLVELIMEMEETFNIQIADNELEKIRSIKDVTEFLHSKNVVWNG
- the fabD gene encoding ACP S-malonyltransferase; translation: MGKFALVFPGQGSQYPGMGEELYREYPAVRNLFAEASDVFGTDMAQLCFKGPQELLDLTVNTQASILTVEIAAWRVFSGMVEEKPVVLAGHSLGEYSALYAAGALDLRSCLMLVKKRAQLHQEAVPVGEGAMAAIMGLERNEVEEICRVTASAGNGIVEVSIENSPGQIVISGHTAAIAAAAAAAGQKEGARAVILPISVPCHCSLLAGAAEKFASVLAAVEFRDCSSPVIPNCDPSVFHSAGKTGGLLARQIRTPVLWRDTVLKMAVMGVDTIVELGPKRILSGLIRRIDRRFRLLNGEDPNSLEATAAALNKL